Genomic DNA from Spiroplasma alleghenense:
AATGACAGCAACCAATATCTTCAACCAAAATCTACAAGACGATTTTTCTGATATTTATTTTTTAAGTAAATCAGATGCTGAGGATCAATTTTTGGAATTTAATTTTGAAGAAGCTTGAGAATCATTAAGTGATAGTGGAAATAAAGAATATAAATTGCCTAAAGATCATCCCGAATTTTTTAAAATATCAAGCATTTTAAAATCTAAAGCGGACATCCAAAAAATTAGAGCAGAAGCTCAAAAAGAAATCCTTCAAAATGTTAATTACAAAGCTATTTTAAAAGATGGGAAAAATCCTTTTACATCAAATATTGAAGTTGAGGAAATTACTCTAGTTGAAAAATACAGTGACAAAGACCAAAGAATTTTAGGAATTGAATATAATTTATCAACTGTTTTAGAGCATTTAGATGCAAAACAAAATTTTCAAATCAGCACAATTAACTATAAATCATCGATAACAATTTTTGAAGATATTGATACAGCAGAGATTTTTAAACAGGGAGCAGAAAAAACCGATGAAATAATTACATCGGATAAATATTCTAATTCTTTTAATTTCTTTAGTAACAATGGCAATGAAGAAGCAATTAATAAAAATATTTCACAACTTTCAAATTTTAAAGAATTATTTGAAGAAGAAATAAAGGGAGATATTAAAAAAGAATTGGACAACGAAAAAATTGACTTTGAAACTAACAACATTAAATTTACCACTAATAAAGGTTGAAATTGCATTACTGATCAAACAAGTTCGGGAGGTACTAATTACTATTTTTCTCAAAAAACTGAATGAGCAAATAAAGTCAAAAAAGCATTGAGACTTGGTGGGGATGAAATCGATACATTGGCAAATAACAATTCTTTGTATAACCCTGCAGATGTTTCAAAGGAACTTGTTGAATACTTAAAAACTGATACAGAGTCTTCAAAATATATTAATACATTCAATTTGTGACATCGATACCATAAAGCTTTTGTTATAAAACTTGAACAAAAAGTAAAAAATAAAAAAATAAATCTTAAAGAGGAAATGAATACATCATTTCAGCGTCGATTAATCGGATTACATGGATATCAAGTTGGCGGGATTAATCTCGTTTATACACCAAATTTTGGAAACCAAATTTCATTGGAACTACCTGAGCAATTTATTGTCAATAAACAATATACTACTTTTGATAATACCCAAGAACTATATAATGAATGGTTAAGAGTTAATTTCTTGTTTCAAAGAGAATTTCTAGGATTTACACAAAAAGATAGCTCGATATCAGAAGAAGACTATGATTACACATACGAATTCAAAAAACCAAAAGAATTTGATGTTGAAATAGTTCCGGGTGAATCATATAAATTAAGTGATTTTTTTAAACCTATTTACGAACAAACGTTTGAAAAAATAAAGAATTCAAATCTCGCTAATGGTGTTGATAAACCAGAAGATTATATTAATTCCTTGAATTTTTTCCACAGACCAGGATATTTTAAAGTTAATAAAGAAGGTTATATTTTTATGTTTGAAAATGATGGAAATCTGATAGAAATAAATTCAGTGATGACATATTGAACGGAATCATACTATGAATTCCCTAATCAAGGAAAGGGTTTTTTATTCTTCCACACTCTATTCAGAGATGATATTAAAGTCTTAGAATACGGTGACTCAAAAACTACAATGAGAATAGTAAACTAATTTAAGAAAACAATTTAAATATAAAAAATTCAACCGAACGGTTGAATTTTTTGATTTTTCATAAAGATTAAGTAAATAACTGAGTTGTTCCTAAAACACTACCAATTACAGTTCAAATAGGCATTGTAATAATAGCAGCGATTGTAGAAATTGAAGTTAGATTACAAGCTAATTCAGGTTCCTTATTGAAGTTTATCGCATAAACCACAATTACATTTGCTGGAGGAGTTGCAGCTAATATTAAAATAACAGATAATTGCATTCCATCAATAGCTCAGGCTCCCGAAGCTTGTCCAATACCTGCAACAACTAATGTTAATAATAAAGCAATAATTGGTACCACAATAATACGAATAAAAGTTCCATATCAAACATTTTTATCTTTTAGGGCTTGTTTAATATTTCCCTTAGCCATTTTCATTCCAATGGCAATTCAAGCTAGTGGTGTACAAACTGCTGAAAGTGCAGTTAGAATATTTGAAATTGGGGGAAATAATAAGTCAACTCTAAATGGAGAGAATTTATCAACTCCATTATATGAAACAAATTGAATTCCAGGAATCAATTGAGTGGCCCAAATAGTGAATCCAGCAATTGTGGCAATTAAAACAGGATTAGAAAAAATCTTTTTCAAGTTAGCATTTCGCATTTTGCGAGCTTCAACCAAGCCGTCTTTGCGAATTTGTTTTTTTAATGCTTTTTGTTCAACTTGCAATTCTTGCATTTCAATTTTTGTTAAAGTTTCTTTTTTAATTTTTAAATCACTTTTAGTAAGTAAACCCGCTTGGGTGATGATCGTATTATCCTTGCTCATAATTAAGAAACCAACCGAACACAGGAATACTCAATAAGAAATATTGAAATTATTGGCAGTTAATTCTCCTTGTTTACCAAATAATTCACGAATTAATGGTAATCCAAAGTAAGCTGTTGACCCTAAAGCAACACACATCGCTAAGGTATCTTGAATATCGCGATTATATTTCAAAAAGAAAATTCTTGAAATGATGGTCATTATTAAGTAGAAAATAAATCCTAAGATAATAACTGATAATTCAGAAATAAATCGATCAAAATCAATATCAGTTAAAAAACTTTTTAGTACAAGTGATGGTAAACCCAATAACATAACAAATCTAATAAATGCTTGATCTCAATCCTTATTAATTATTCCTTTAACTGTTAGAAAAAACCCTAAAGAAATTACCGAGATTGTCGCTATAATGGCTGATCAAAGCGGCCAATCAAATAACGTCTTCTCAATCGCTTCGGTAACTGGGTTTGAGTATAAAATCATAAAACCTCCACCTAGCTTTTATCGCTAGTCATTATTAATTTACCCAAAAAAGGTCAAATATTTTTCTATTTTTTCTATTTTTTGTCTGTTAAAAAGACAAAAAATTTCCGAATGTTTATATGTTTTTAATCATAGATATTAAACTCAATATGAGGTGAAAACTATGAAAGAAGTTATAAAAGAACTTGATAGTCAATTAAGTTCAAAAGAACGCCACAAACTTTTTTGAAAACGAAATTTTGCTAAGCAAACCGTTGTGCGTCGAATTCAAAAGTTTGGTGGTTGATTAAGTTCAATGATAATGCCAATGATTGGTATTATGATTGCTTGAGGTTTATTAACAGCCTTTTTCATCCCAACAGGATGAACACCAGTGGCTGTAATAAATGATTATGTTGTTGCCAATATGGTAACTTATCTATTACCAACTCTAATTGCTTTTAATGCAGGAAAAATCGTCCACGGAACTCGTGGGGGGATGATTGCAACCTTAGTGGTATTTGGAGTAATTGCTGGAAATCAAGTAAATCCAGGGTTTCTAGAAGGATCGACTCCGTCCCCACAATTCCTAGCAGCAATGTCTGTTGGACCACTGGCGGCAGGAATCTTAAAAGGATTTGATAAGCTTGTTGAAAATCGTATTAAACAAGGGTTTGAAATGCTAGTTAACAATTTTAGCTTAGGAATTATTGGAGCAATTCTGTGTATTGGAGCATTTTATGGAATGCCTTATGTTTTTAATTCAATTTCATGAGCATTTTTTAAAGCTGTCGAATTTTTAATCAATAATTCGTTGATATTTTTAGCAGCAATTATTATTGAACCAGCCAAAGTATTGTTTTTAAATAACGCTATTAACCATGGAGTTTTAACTCCAATTGGAACACAAATGGCAACTGAACAAGGAAAAAGTGTGTTGTTTTTACTAGAAGCTAATCCCGGTCCTGGATTTGGAATGCTAATGGCAATTATCTTATTTGATAAAAAATCTCGTGGTAATGCCACCGGGGCTAGTGTAATTCATTTATTCGGAGGAATTCATGAAGTCTACTTCCCATTTGTATTAATGCGTTTTGAAATGATTTTAGCCTTGATAACTGGGGGAATTGCAGGAAATGTGGTTTTCCAAATCTTCAATGTAGGATTAATTTCTCCAGCCAGTCCGGGATCTATTATTGCTATCTTTGTCTTTGCTCAATCATCAGCAATGAATTACTTATGATTAGCAGTGGGTATTTTAGCAAGTAGTGGAGCTTCATTTGGAATAGCTACCTTAATCTTTATGATAAATCGTAAAAAATATGCAAAACAAGGTCAAGAAGAACTTGATTTAGCTACTAAAAAAACTATTGAACTTAAAGGGAAAAAATCTTCTGTTCTAAAAGTTAAGGAAGTTACAAAAACACCAAAACTAATAATTTTTGCCTGTGAAGCAGGAATGGGTTCTAGTGCAATGGGAGCGGGATTATTACGCAAGCACTTGAAGGCCGCTAATTTAGATATTGAAGTTAAAAACTATCCAATTAAAGAGCTACCAGATAATAGTGAGTTTGTTATTACTCAAAGTGCCTTGACCCCGTTGGCAGTGAAAAAATGTCCTAATGCTCAGCACCGCAGTATTTCCAACTTTTTGGATAACAATTTTTATAAAGTTGTGGTTGGTGAACTTGAGGAATCAATTGATAAAGAAAAGGTTCTAAAATAAAATGAACTCAGATCGCAATGAACAAATCATTTACTTATTATTGAACTATAAGACAATTTTAGTTTCCCAACTTAGTCAAAAATTTATGACTTCAGAAAAAACTATTTTACGGGCAATTGTTAGCGTTAATGTTTTTTTAAAAAATTACAATCTGATTGTTGAAAATAATGAAGGATTATTGACACTAGTGGGAGATACTTCATTAATTTGAAAAAAATTTGATAGTGATAAAGAAGTTTTTACAAAATATGAAAGATTAATTTATATTTTTAATCACTTTTTAAAAACTGATGAAAAAATTACTATCTCGGATTTAGCGACGGACTTAGAAGTTCCAGTCACGCAAATCAAAAATGATTTCAAAGATTTGGATGGTATTTTAATTAATTATGATATTAAAATTGAATCTGATTTAAAAACTGGATTTAAAATCAATTTAAATTTTGAGTACCAAAGATATGCAATTTTTATTGACTTAATTTTTATGCATTTTTTATCACGTCAAACTGTTAGCTTTATAAAAGCTCAAGATGTTAAAGTTTTTTTCAATAGTTATGTTTATAAAATTTTGAAGAAGAATTACCAAATCAATAATTTTAATGCAATTTACTTAAATCTAATTCATTTAATCAAAGATGAGGGAATTGAGTGAAATGAAATTGACACCATCTTATTGGCAATGTTAATTACAATTTGATTAAATTCTACTGAAAACCAAGAGCTTTACGATGATTATAACTCAGATAAAAACTTTAGTTTAAAAACAATTATTAAAAAAATAATTATTCTTCGTGATGAAAATCATTTGATTGAAAGATTTAATCAAAATAATATTAAGTTTGAAAAAAATGTGGAAATTAAAAACTGCATAAACGAAATTCAAAAACTAACAAAAAAACTATTAGACAATGATATGAACCTGGACAAAGAGATTTATTTAAGTATGTATTCTCATTTGCAAAATAGTCTGAATGGCACTAATGATAAATATGATTTACAAATAAAAAATTATGTCTCAGGAATTCAAAATTATATTGATCAATATAAACATTTGTGAAATTGTTTGAACCAAATAATTAATAAATATTTTGAAGAAGATAATATTCAAGAACAAATTACTTACGGAATATTTATTTATATAGTGGTTTGACTAGATACCCAATTATATAAACTGCCAATGAAAATTCTTACTGTTTGTATTGGGGGAATGGGTCAAAGCAAAATGTTGGCAACTCATTTAAAAACAATTTATAAAAACGCAGAAATTGAAGCCCTGCCCTTTGCGTTTATTAATAATAAAATTTTAAATGAATATGATTTAGTGATTTCTTCAATTGAGATTACGAATACCAAAAATAAAAACACGCTGCACTTGCCGGTAATATTTAGCGTAGAAAATAAAGTTATCATTCACAAAAAATTAAATGAAATTTTTTATCAACATAAAATAGAAAAGAGTTATATTGAAATGCAAAGTATTCTTAAAAAAGAAAATATTTTAATTAATTTACCATCAGAGTCAAAAACCGAAGCAATTATTCGTGCTGGTGAAAAATTAGTTGAATTAGGTTATGTAAAACCTGAATATATCAAATCAATGTTAAATCGTGAAGCAAAAATCACAACTTACATTGGCAACAAAATTGCCATTCCTCATGGAGAAGATGGGAGTCAAAATATGATTATCAAATCTGGGATTGTAATTTTACATTACAAAGAGCCAGTTAATTTTGCTGAACCTGTCAATTTTATAGTGGGAATTGCTTCAAATAATAATTTACATTTAGAAATATTGGCTAATATTGCTGATAAATTTAGTGAGATTGAAAAAGTTGATGAATTGTTAAAAAATCCAACAATTGATCTACTATTCAATGAATTTAGAATTGGAGAATAATATGAAAGCGATACATTTTGGAGCTGGAAATATTGGTAGAGGTTTTATTGCTCCCATTCTATTTCAAGACAAAAAAATTGAGGAAATTGTTTTTGTTGATGTTAATGAAAAATTAGTTCAACAAATCAATCAAGAAAAAAAATATCAAGTGATTGAAAAGGGCAATCAAATTAGTAAAATTGAAATTAAAAATATTAAAGCCATTACTGGGACAAGTATTTTTGATGATACATCTAAACTAAATTTTGATGATTATTCAATTTTAACTATTTCAATAGGTCAAAATAATTTAAAATATATACTACCTCAAATCTTAAAAATAATTTCACAAAGAACAACTCCGCTTGTAATAATGTGTTGTGAAAATGGTAATCGAGTTTCAACTTTTTTTAAAGATATGATTTTAGAACAGGGAGTAAAAATGCAAGACATTAATTTTGTTGATTGTGTTGTGGACAGAATTGTTCCCAATGCTGTTTTTAAAAATTTAGATGTTGAAGTAGAAAAGTATTATTCTTGAGTAGTAAATTTAGATCAGTGGCCTAAAGAAGTTGAAAAAATAACTTCACTGGAATACTCTAATAATATCGAAGGAGAAATAAATAAAAAAATTTGTTTATTAAATGGGGCTCATGCTGCAATTGGGTGATATCGCTGACAAGTTGATAAATTTAAAATTTCTTTTGTTCGCGAATCTTTAGCCCAAGATGATACTATGGAATTTGTTCAAGGTTATTTAAATGAGCTAGTTGAAATTATTAGTTTAAAATATAATTTTGAAAAGACAGATTTAAAAAACTATGCAAAAAAAATTATTGAACGCTTTACAAACCCTTATCTAGATGATGAGTTAGAGCGAGTGTGTCGTAATCCAATTCAAAAATTACAAATTAATGAGCGAATTTTAAATCCCTTGCTATTTGCGATTGAAAAAGATTTGACTTGTAATTACATTAAAAAAACTTTCAAAAATGCTTTAAATTACGCTAACCCCAAAGATAAAGAAGCTGTTCAATTAGTTGAATTAAATCAAAAACTTCCTGAACCTTTATTAATTTGTGAAGTTATTAAAGGAATAACTAATGATTTGGTTAAAAAATTAGTTTAAACTAAAATTGAAATTGTAAAAATTAAAAGGTTTTCAAATTTTTGAAAACCTTTTATTTAGTGTAAAATAATAAAAAGAGGTATTTATGGGTAAAAAAAATAAAAATAACACTTTAACTAATGACGTAGTTTATGAAAAATTTTTAAATAAATACTTTCCTGAAAAAAAGGACCAAAAGTTATTTAAAGATCATAAATCATTGGTTTTTGGCAAGAGAATGAAGAAACCGATTTGAGAATTCATTTTTTTATCAATCAGTTCACTTTTTGTCTTAACAATCGGAATTCTTTATTTTGTTAAATCAGAAAGTCTTTCAAAAATTATTAAAAACGATTACGTATTTTTGTTTATTTCCCTAACTATGACAGTTTTGATATTATTGCGAATCGGAAATATTACAATTGCTAACTACCGTATTAATGAATCATTTATTTCTGACTATTGAACTAAAAAATATTGCAAAATGGAGAATATTGCTTATAACGAATTTAGAGGAAATAAGGTCTATGATTTAATTTTTCTTGATTTAATGGATAAAATTGATCATAAAAAGTTTCCCAATTTAAGAAGAATGCTGTACAGTTGTTTTTATATTTATTTTATTTTTATTATTCAAATTTTAGTTCTAGCAAATATGACCTTTGATGAAGAGGGTACCAAATCAGTGATTGAAATTGTAATTCCAACAATCGATTCATTGTTGGTGATTTATATTTCAAAAGAATATGTAAAAACTTTGGCTCAATTTTACCGTGATCATGAGTATAAACTAATCGAATACATTAACTTTTTTGATTTAAATAACTCTATCATCGATGAATTAACAGTAATAATCAATTCAGATCCTAAAACCCATCAAAAAGCGCTTTTGAATTTTGCTAATTCTTTGGGAAAGCTACGCCGATTTGAATTATATGTTGATTTAAGCAATATTTTAAAAATAATGATTGATAATAATTTTATTGGTGATTTAGATTTAAGAGCCCTTAAATACTACCTATTTATTACAAATTTAGCTTTGGGTAAAATTCTTGTTAACCAAGATGATCGCTCAGAAAACACTTATATAATGAAACTTTTCATTGATGAAGCAATAAAATAAAAAATTGTTTTTCCTTAAAAATACCTTTATAATCAATTGTATGTAAAAAGGAGAAAAACATGAATCATAAAATTTTTAAAATTTGTTATAAACTGGTTTTCGGAATTAATGGAATTTGTATCTTACTTTGAGGTTACATTTCAGGGATGTTAAATACTGAAATGATTACTAACCAATATCATGGTAACTACCAACTCTACACCGAAGAATTCATAACAACTTATACATTTTTATCAAATATTTTAGTCTTGACTTGACTAATATTTTCAGGAGTTTTCCATAAATGGGAAAACAAAAACAAGTATCAATCACAAAACTTTGCTTTAGCTATTTCTTGTTATATTTCAGTAACTTTTATTGTTTATAACTTTGTGCTAATTCCAGTTGAAGGATGACCAAGTTCAGCATCAGATCAAGCTATTACTATTTTTGATCATATGATTAACCCAATTGTAATGGTTTGCTACTTAGTTTTCCTAATGGATGGAAAACAAAAAGTTGGAGTTAAAAAAGAATTCTTAACTAAATTTGTTTGAATTTGAGCAGGAACTCTAGGTTATTGTGTATTTGCAATGTTAAGAGGAGAATTAAGAATTAATTCTGGAGATTACTTCAAAGGAATGGAATACCCATATTTCTTCTTAAATGTTCACTCAGGACTTGGAGTTGTTTGATTTATCATGGCCTTCATTTCTATTTCAGGAATGTTAGTAGGGTTTTCAATGCTTTATAACTTTGCAAGTAATAAAATGATTGAAAAAGAATACTACAAAAAGTGAAATAGTATTGAAGTTATTGAAGAATCAGAACCAAAAAAGATTATCAAAAAAGAATCTAAAAAAGCCGTTGTAGCTAAAAAATAGATATTGGGAAAAACCAGTTTTTTAAAACTGGTTTTTCTTTTGAATTTATAAGGAAGCAAATATGATTATTTCCCCCTTTTTAGGTATAATTACTTTAACCTAATTTTTAAGGAGGTTTTTATGAAAAAAATAACAGATAATCTATATTTGGGTGACAGATATTCAGCCCCAATTACAAGCGAGGTTGTTGTCTCTTGTGCTCAAGAAATGTACCAAGAAATTGTTAGTGATGGGAATAATTTTTTCAACAATAATCAAGGAGGGTACTACTTTAACTTCGAGGACTATCCTGCCAATAACACTCTTGACTCATCTTTGGTACTAAAAGCAGTCAAATTACTAGAAGAAAATGTTCCTAATAAAGAAGTTTATATTCACTGTATTTGGGGTATTAATCGTAGCGCTTCAATCGTTTTTATTTACTTAGTTCGAAATGGTCTTTTACCAAAAAATGATTTTAAATCTGCTCAAAAAGCATTTCAAAAATTGTACCCACCATTTTCGCCAAATCCAGGATGGCAAATATTTTTAATAAATAATTTTCCTTATGATAAATTATGCTAAAAAAAGTTATACATTGAAATAATTTTAAATACAAAGACCATAGTTATTTGATTGCCACAATTGATGGTAAAATTGCTTATTTAAATACTGGCGAAGATGCTATTGATGATTTTAATTATTTTGCTAAAAAACATAATTTAGATTTATTTGAAGATGAGAATTTAATTGATTTGGGTAAATCAACAATGAGTAATTACTTTAACAACAAAACTAAACTGAATTTTGAAGATTTTTATCTTTTTGGCACTGACTTTCAAATTAAAGTGTGAAGAACAACTTTTTCAATCCCTTGAGGAGTAAATATTTCTTATCAGGAACTGGGGGAGAAAATTAAAAAACCAAAATCAGCAAGAGCAATTGGTAGTGCTCTTGGAGCCAATCCCATTTTAATTTTAATTCCATGTCATCGAATAGTTGCTAAATCAAGAAAAGTCAATTATAAAAGTGGTCCGGGTTTTAAAATCTATTTACAAAAAATTGAGAATGGTACTAATACCTAGTTTGTGATATATTAATAAAATAAGTAGGTGAAAAAAATGAGAAAAGATATTATTATTTTTAGCGATTTAGATTCAACCGCACTAGGTGATGATCATTTATTTTCTAAGACAACAAAAGATATAGTTATTGATTTGTATAAAAGTGGTATTTATTTTTGTCCAATTACAGCTAGAAGCGCTGTTGATATTTTAAAGCAAGGAGAAATCTTGCAGCTGGATAAATACAACGGTATCATCGCCGGTGCAAACGGTGCTAAAATTTATGATTTTGGAACAAAAAAGTGGATTTTTGAGAGTTTTATTGACCGAAAAATTATTGAAACTATTTTTAAAGAAACTTATGGAAAAATAGGTAAAATTAAAGTTCATTACTTTGCTGATGACGCAGTTTATGTTTATGGTCAAGGGGAAAATTCGAAATATTGAAGCGAATTGATGAAAATGGATTATAATATTATTAAGTCAGTTGAAGAGATTGATAAACCTATCACCCATTTAACAATTATTTTGGAAAAAGATTCAACTGAAGAGAAAGCTGAGGAATTTTATAACAATTATATTCAAAAACTTGAGGGTGTTGATATAAAAAAATACACTTCAAGAATATTTGAAATAATTAACAAAGGTGTAAATAAAGGTTTAGCAGTTAAAAAAATTTGTGAGTATTTAGGATTTGATAAAAATAAATCAACTTCTTATGCTTTTGGAGACAGTTTTAATGATTTTGAAATGTTTGATAAAGTTAATGTGGGTGTTGCAATGCAAAATGCAATTCCTCAATTAATTGAAATTTCAAACGATGTAACTCTAAATAACAATGAAGATGGAGTTGCTCATTACATTAAAAACAAAATTATTAATAAATAAGATAAAGGAGAAATATTATGTCAAAAATACAGATAAAATCAATGGATGAATTTAACAAATTAATAGCTGAAAAAAAAGTGCTTGTGGACTTTTACGCTGATTGATGTGGGCCATGTAAAATGATAGCACCAATTTTAGAGGAAATCTCAAAAGAACAAGAGGATACTGTTATTGCCAAAGTGGATGTGGATGATTTAGTTGATATAGCAAAAAACTATGAAGTTATGTCAATCCCAACATTAATTCTATTTGAAAATGGGGTAATGAAAGAAAGAGTAACTGGTTTTATTCCAAAAAATAAA
This window encodes:
- a CDS encoding AEC family transporter, which translates into the protein MILYSNPVTEAIEKTLFDWPLWSAIIATISVISLGFFLTVKGIINKDWDQAFIRFVMLLGLPSLVLKSFLTDIDFDRFISELSVIILGFIFYLIMTIISRIFFLKYNRDIQDTLAMCVALGSTAYFGLPLIRELFGKQGELTANNFNISYWVFLCSVGFLIMSKDNTIITQAGLLTKSDLKIKKETLTKIEMQELQVEQKALKKQIRKDGLVEARKMRNANLKKIFSNPVLIATIAGFTIWATQLIPGIQFVSYNGVDKFSPFRVDLLFPPISNILTALSAVCTPLAWIAIGMKMAKGNIKQALKDKNVWYGTFIRIIVVPIIALLLTLVVAGIGQASGAWAIDGMQLSVILILAATPPANVIVVYAINFNKEPELACNLTSISTIAAIITMPIWTVIGSVLGTTQLFT
- a CDS encoding PTS mannitol transporter subunit IICB, which encodes MKEVIKELDSQLSSKERHKLFWKRNFAKQTVVRRIQKFGGWLSSMIMPMIGIMIAWGLLTAFFIPTGWTPVAVINDYVVANMVTYLLPTLIAFNAGKIVHGTRGGMIATLVVFGVIAGNQVNPGFLEGSTPSPQFLAAMSVGPLAAGILKGFDKLVENRIKQGFEMLVNNFSLGIIGAILCIGAFYGMPYVFNSISWAFFKAVEFLINNSLIFLAAIIIEPAKVLFLNNAINHGVLTPIGTQMATEQGKSVLFLLEANPGPGFGMLMAIILFDKKSRGNATGASVIHLFGGIHEVYFPFVLMRFEMILALITGGIAGNVVFQIFNVGLISPASPGSIIAIFVFAQSSAMNYLWLAVGILASSGASFGIATLIFMINRKKYAKQGQEELDLATKKTIELKGKKSSVLKVKEVTKTPKLIIFACEAGMGSSAMGAGLLRKHLKAANLDIEVKNYPIKELPDNSEFVITQSALTPLAVKKCPNAQHRSISNFLDNNFYKVVVGELEESIDKEKVLK
- a CDS encoding BglG family transcription antiterminator; the protein is MNSDRNEQIIYLLLNYKTILVSQLSQKFMTSEKTILRAIVSVNVFLKNYNLIVENNEGLLTLVGDTSLIWKKFDSDKEVFTKYERLIYIFNHFLKTDEKITISDLATDLEVPVTQIKNDFKDLDGILINYDIKIESDLKTGFKINLNFEYQRYAIFIDLIFMHFLSRQTVSFIKAQDVKVFFNSYVYKILKKNYQINNFNAIYLNLIHLIKDEGIEWNEIDTILLAMLITIWLNSTENQELYDDYNSDKNFSLKTIIKKIIILRDENHLIERFNQNNIKFEKNVEIKNCINEIQKLTKKLLDNDMNLDKEIYLSMYSHLQNSLNGTNDKYDLQIKNYVSGIQNYIDQYKHLWNCLNQIINKYFEEDNIQEQITYGIFIYIVVWLDTQLYKLPMKILTVCIGGMGQSKMLATHLKTIYKNAEIEALPFAFINNKILNEYDLVISSIEITNTKNKNTLHLPVIFSVENKVIIHKKLNEIFYQHKIEKSYIEMQSILKKENILINLPSESKTEAIIRAGEKLVELGYVKPEYIKSMLNREAKITTYIGNKIAIPHGEDGSQNMIIKSGIVILHYKEPVNFAEPVNFIVGIASNNNLHLEILANIADKFSEIEKVDELLKNPTIDLLFNEFRIGE
- a CDS encoding mannitol-1-phosphate 5-dehydrogenase, whose protein sequence is MKAIHFGAGNIGRGFIAPILFQDKKIEEIVFVDVNEKLVQQINQEKKYQVIEKGNQISKIEIKNIKAITGTSIFDDTSKLNFDDYSILTISIGQNNLKYILPQILKIISQRTTPLVIMCCENGNRVSTFFKDMILEQGVKMQDINFVDCVVDRIVPNAVFKNLDVEVEKYYSWVVNLDQWPKEVEKITSLEYSNNIEGEINKKICLLNGAHAAIGWYRWQVDKFKISFVRESLAQDDTMEFVQGYLNELVEIISLKYNFEKTDLKNYAKKIIERFTNPYLDDELERVCRNPIQKLQINERILNPLLFAIEKDLTCNYIKKTFKNALNYANPKDKEAVQLVELNQKLPEPLLICEVIKGITNDLVKKLV
- a CDS encoding Pr6Pr family membrane protein, with amino-acid sequence MNHKIFKICYKLVFGINGICILLWGYISGMLNTEMITNQYHGNYQLYTEEFITTYTFLSNILVLTWLIFSGVFHKWENKNKYQSQNFALAISCYISVTFIVYNFVLIPVEGWPSSASDQAITIFDHMINPIVMVCYLVFLMDGKQKVGVKKEFLTKFVWIWAGTLGYCVFAMLRGELRINSGDYFKGMEYPYFFLNVHSGLGVVWFIMAFISISGMLVGFSMLYNFASNKMIEKEYYKKWNSIEVIEESEPKKIIKKESKKAVVAKK
- a CDS encoding dual specificity protein phosphatase family protein; this translates as MKKITDNLYLGDRYSAPITSEVVVSCAQEMYQEIVSDGNNFFNNNQGGYYFNFEDYPANNTLDSSLVLKAVKLLEENVPNKEVYIHCIWGINRSASIVFIYLVRNGLLPKNDFKSAQKAFQKLYPPFSPNPGWQIFLINNFPYDKLC
- a CDS encoding methylated-DNA--[protein]-cysteine S-methyltransferase, with protein sequence MLKKVIHWNNFKYKDHSYLIATIDGKIAYLNTGEDAIDDFNYFAKKHNLDLFEDENLIDLGKSTMSNYFNNKTKLNFEDFYLFGTDFQIKVWRTTFSIPWGVNISYQELGEKIKKPKSARAIGSALGANPILILIPCHRIVAKSRKVNYKSGPGFKIYLQKIENGTNT
- a CDS encoding Cof-type HAD-IIB family hydrolase — encoded protein: MRKDIIIFSDLDSTALGDDHLFSKTTKDIVIDLYKSGIYFCPITARSAVDILKQGEILQLDKYNGIIAGANGAKIYDFGTKKWIFESFIDRKIIETIFKETYGKIGKIKVHYFADDAVYVYGQGENSKYWSELMKMDYNIIKSVEEIDKPITHLTIILEKDSTEEKAEEFYNNYIQKLEGVDIKKYTSRIFEIINKGVNKGLAVKKICEYLGFDKNKSTSYAFGDSFNDFEMFDKVNVGVAMQNAIPQLIEISNDVTLNNNEDGVAHYIKNKIINK
- the trxA gene encoding thioredoxin: MSKIQIKSMDEFNKLIAEKKVLVDFYADWCGPCKMIAPILEEISKEQEDTVIAKVDVDDLVDIAKNYEVMSIPTLILFENGVMKERVTGFIPKNKILDLIK